In Trueperaceae bacterium, one DNA window encodes the following:
- the pth gene encoding aminoacyl-tRNA hydrolase, producing MGLPSDTTPVRLVVGLGNPGPRYSGTRHNAGFLVVDELARRHGGAFRQEREATTTKLAPATLASTTVQLLKPLTFMNLSGRAVQAALTKGGVRPAELLVVHDDIDLPLGRLRVRFGGSGGGQRGVADIARAIGPSFWRLKVGVGRPPEGWATENWVLSRFDEGEAALLGRVVASAADAVELIARSGAERAMNEVNGVDLAPPPQPNRPET from the coding sequence TTGGGGCTACCCTCGGACACGACCCCTGTAAGGCTCGTAGTCGGCCTAGGCAACCCAGGCCCGCGCTACTCAGGAACCCGGCACAACGCCGGGTTCCTCGTCGTTGACGAGCTCGCGCGCAGGCACGGTGGCGCCTTCAGGCAAGAGCGCGAGGCGACCACCACGAAGCTGGCGCCCGCCACCCTCGCGTCGACCACCGTTCAACTGCTCAAGCCCCTGACCTTCATGAACCTCTCGGGCCGGGCGGTCCAGGCGGCGCTCACGAAGGGCGGGGTGCGTCCGGCCGAACTACTCGTGGTACACGACGACATCGACCTGCCCTTGGGCCGCCTCCGCGTCAGGTTCGGCGGCAGCGGCGGGGGGCAACGGGGCGTGGCGGACATCGCCCGCGCCATTGGTCCAAGCTTCTGGCGCCTGAAGGTAGGCGTGGGGCGGCCGCCCGAAGGCTGGGCCACGGAGAACTGGGTGCTGAGCCGCTTCGACGAAGGCGAGGCGGCGCTACTGGGGCGCGTCGTCGCGAGCGCCGCCGACGCCGTGGAGCTGATCGCCAGGAGCGGCGCGGAGCGGGCGATGAACGAGGTGAACGGCGTCGACCTCGCGCCGCCCCCTCAGCCGAACCGCCCCGAGACGTAA
- the pstB gene encoding phosphate ABC transporter ATP-binding protein PstB: MPASEAVVGIEGFSLWYGGFKALKNVSLTVPRGQVTALIGASGCGKSTLLRSINRMNDLVDGVRTEGRVTYEGHELYGADVDPVEVRRRVGMVFQKPNPFPKSIYDNVAFGPRLIGRTQDLDVTVERALQDAALWDEVQGNLKGSAFGLSGGQQQRLCMARALATEPAVLLMDEPTSALDPIATDRIERLIADLKGRYTVVIVTHNMQQAGRVSDRTAFMHLGTLVEEGPTDQMFTAPKHELTERYVSGRFG; the protein is encoded by the coding sequence GTGCCGGCGAGCGAAGCCGTAGTCGGCATCGAGGGGTTCAGCCTCTGGTACGGAGGGTTCAAGGCGCTCAAGAACGTGTCGCTGACCGTGCCTCGCGGGCAGGTCACGGCGCTGATCGGCGCGTCCGGCTGCGGCAAGAGCACGCTCCTGCGCAGCATCAACCGCATGAACGACCTGGTCGACGGGGTGCGGACGGAAGGGCGCGTGACTTACGAGGGGCACGAGCTGTACGGCGCCGACGTCGACCCGGTCGAGGTCAGGCGCCGCGTCGGCATGGTGTTCCAGAAGCCCAACCCGTTCCCCAAGTCCATCTACGACAACGTCGCGTTCGGTCCGCGCCTCATCGGCCGGACGCAGGACCTGGACGTGACGGTCGAGCGGGCCCTACAGGACGCCGCGCTCTGGGACGAGGTGCAAGGCAACTTGAAAGGCTCAGCCTTCGGCCTCTCCGGTGGTCAGCAGCAACGCCTGTGCATGGCGCGCGCCTTGGCGACGGAGCCGGCCGTGCTGCTCATGGACGAGCCGACGAGCGCGCTCGACCCTATCGCCACCGACCGCATCGAGCGCCTCATCGCCGACCTCAAGGGGCGCTACACGGTGGTCATAGTCACGCATAACATGCAGCAGGCCGGCCGCGTGAGCGACCGTACCGCCTTCATGCACTTGGGCACGCTCGTCGAGGAGGGGCCGACGGACCAGATGTTCACCGCCCCCAAGCACGAGCTCACCGAGCGTTACGTCTCGGGGCGGTTCGGCTGA
- the pstC gene encoding phosphate ABC transporter permease subunit PstC, whose product MRLSRSEANRERMVAWVLGLAAALTVLTTAAVVIVLARETVGFFLDPAVSVWEFLTGDRWTPLFADKHFGILPLVTGTLLVTAIAVLVGVPLGLAGAIYLAEYAPPGRRRRLKGILELLAGIPTVVLGFFALSYVTPWLQSFIPGVRFFNALSAGLVMGFMILPTVSSLASDALQAVPQSLREAGYGLGGSKLDVIVRVLLPAAFSGLAAAVILAFSRAVGETMIVSLAAGQRPTLTFDPRETIATMTSFIVQAATGDQPVGSLAARSLYAVGAVLFAMTLVMNLASQALVRRFRERYE is encoded by the coding sequence TTGCGGCTGAGCCGCTCGGAGGCCAACCGCGAACGCATGGTGGCGTGGGTCCTTGGCCTCGCCGCAGCGCTGACGGTCCTCACCACCGCGGCCGTCGTGATCGTCCTGGCGAGGGAGACCGTCGGGTTCTTCCTAGACCCTGCCGTCAGTGTATGGGAGTTCCTCACGGGCGACCGCTGGACGCCGCTGTTCGCCGACAAGCATTTCGGCATCCTGCCGCTCGTGACCGGCACGCTGCTCGTCACCGCCATCGCGGTGCTCGTCGGCGTGCCGCTGGGTTTGGCCGGCGCCATCTACCTGGCCGAGTACGCCCCCCCGGGCCGGCGACGCAGGCTCAAGGGCATCCTGGAGCTCCTTGCGGGGATCCCGACCGTGGTGCTCGGCTTCTTCGCCCTCTCTTACGTCACGCCTTGGCTCCAGAGCTTCATCCCGGGCGTCAGGTTCTTCAACGCCCTTTCCGCCGGGCTCGTGATGGGCTTCATGATCTTGCCGACCGTCTCGAGCCTGGCGAGCGACGCCTTGCAGGCCGTCCCGCAGTCCTTGCGCGAAGCCGGTTACGGGCTGGGTGGCAGCAAACTGGACGTCATCGTCAGGGTGCTACTCCCGGCGGCGTTCTCGGGCCTGGCCGCCGCCGTGATCCTGGCGTTCTCGCGCGCGGTCGGAGAGACCATGATCGTCAGCCTCGCCGCCGGCCAACGCCCGACGCTCACGTTCGATCCGCGGGAGACGATCGCCACCATGACGTCGTTCATAGTGCAGGCCGCGACCGGCGACCAACCGGTAGGGTCGTTGGCGGCTCGGTCCCTGTACGCCGTCGGGGCCGTGCTCTTCGCCATGACCTTGGTGATGAACCTCGCCTCGCAGGCCCTGGTGCGGCGCTTCCGGGAACGTTACGAATGA
- a CDS encoding PstS family phosphate ABC transporter substrate-binding protein, translating to MQRTSKSRPVKSVLALVAATLGLYAAAQNTIVVDGSSTVYPISLAMAEEFTIDNPGIPVSVGFSGTGGGLSKICAGEIDIADASRVVKSTELEACAANGIELIELPVAADALTVVVNKQNDFATCLTVAELNAIWAPDSQVVNWSQVRAGFPDAPLTLFGPGTDSGTFEYFTEAVNGKAGAIRTDYFPSEDDNVLVRGVESDIYAMGYFGFAYYAADSERLNAVQVDGGNGCVAPSAVTIESGTYTPLSRPLFIYVSTKALATKPGIAEFVDYYLSEDARELVEHTGYATYSDDVYAAVAARFAARVTGTAFGDFRPGDSVLDAIKSNE from the coding sequence ATGCAGAGAACGTCGAAGTCAAGACCCGTGAAGTCCGTCCTAGCCTTGGTGGCCGCGACGCTCGGCCTGTACGCTGCCGCCCAGAACACGATAGTCGTGGACGGCTCGTCGACCGTCTACCCGATCTCGCTCGCGATGGCCGAGGAGTTCACGATCGACAACCCCGGCATCCCCGTCTCCGTCGGCTTCTCCGGCACGGGCGGCGGGCTCTCCAAGATCTGCGCGGGCGAGATCGACATCGCCGACGCGAGCCGCGTGGTCAAGTCGACCGAGCTCGAGGCGTGCGCGGCCAACGGCATCGAGCTGATCGAGCTGCCCGTCGCGGCCGATGCGCTCACCGTCGTCGTCAACAAGCAGAACGACTTCGCGACGTGCCTTACGGTGGCCGAGTTGAACGCCATCTGGGCACCGGACTCGCAGGTCGTCAACTGGAGCCAGGTGCGCGCCGGCTTCCCGGACGCCCCCCTCACGCTCTTCGGTCCCGGCACCGACAGCGGCACGTTCGAGTACTTCACCGAGGCCGTGAACGGCAAGGCCGGCGCCATCCGCACCGACTACTTCCCGAGCGAAGACGACAACGTCCTCGTCCGCGGGGTGGAGAGCGACATCTACGCCATGGGCTACTTCGGCTTCGCCTACTACGCGGCCGACTCCGAACGCCTCAACGCCGTGCAGGTCGACGGCGGTAACGGCTGTGTCGCGCCCAGCGCGGTGACCATCGAGTCAGGCACCTACACGCCCCTCTCGCGCCCGCTCTTCATCTACGTGAGCACCAAGGCGTTAGCCACCAAGCCGGGCATCGCTGAGTTCGTCGACTACTACCTCTCGGAGGACGCGCGGGAACTCGTCGAGCACACCGGCTACGCTACTTACTCGGACGACGTCTACGCCGCGGTGGCCGCGCGCTTCGCCGCCCGCGTGACGGGTACGGCGTTCGGAGACTTCCGACCGGGCGACAGCGTGCTCGACGCCATCAAGAGCAACGAGTGA
- a CDS encoding ribose-phosphate pyrophosphokinase codes for MRSGEDVKLFTGNANPALARAVADYLGTHIAQGTVGKFPDGETRISIDESVRGADCYIIQSTCAPVNSNLMELLVLTDALRRASAWRINAVIPYFGYARQDKKMQAREPITAKLVANLLETAGADRVITVDLHAGQIQGFFDVPVDHLTALPILGGHLKNMDLTDSVVVSPDVGRATEARRLANHLNLPLVMLYKRRTSPTETEVTHVIGEVEGKRPIIIDDMISTAGTMRHGIDSLLKLGAQPDVRVAATHAVFTPPALERLTHDSITGIYVTDTVPLAKTTDRIHVLSVAPLLAQAIRNVHDHVSVSSLFAN; via the coding sequence GTGAGGAGCGGCGAGGACGTCAAGCTGTTCACCGGCAACGCCAACCCGGCGCTGGCGCGGGCCGTCGCCGACTACCTCGGCACCCACATCGCCCAGGGCACGGTCGGTAAGTTCCCCGACGGCGAGACCCGCATCAGCATCGACGAGAGCGTCCGCGGTGCCGACTGCTACATCATCCAGTCGACCTGCGCTCCCGTGAACAGCAACCTCATGGAGCTCCTCGTACTGACCGACGCGCTGCGCCGCGCCTCCGCCTGGCGCATCAACGCCGTCATCCCGTACTTCGGCTACGCCCGCCAGGACAAGAAGATGCAGGCCCGCGAGCCGATCACGGCGAAGCTCGTCGCCAACCTCCTCGAGACCGCCGGCGCCGATCGCGTCATCACCGTCGACCTGCACGCCGGGCAGATCCAAGGGTTCTTCGACGTCCCCGTCGATCACCTGACGGCGCTGCCCATCCTGGGCGGTCACCTCAAGAACATGGACCTCACCGACAGCGTCGTGGTCTCCCCCGACGTCGGCCGCGCGACGGAAGCCAGACGCCTGGCCAACCACTTGAACCTGCCGCTGGTGATGCTCTACAAGCGTCGTACGAGCCCGACCGAGACCGAGGTGACGCACGTCATCGGCGAGGTCGAGGGGAAGCGCCCCATCATCATCGACGACATGATCTCCACCGCCGGCACCATGCGCCACGGCATCGACTCCCTGCTGAAGCTGGGCGCACAGCCCGACGTGCGCGTCGCCGCCACGCACGCCGTGTTCACGCCGCCGGCGTTGGAGCGCCTCACGCACGACTCCATCACCGGCATCTACGTCACCGACACCGTCCCGCTGGCCAAGACGACCGACCGCATCCACGTCCTCAGCGTGGCCCCGCTGCTGGCGCAGGCGATCCGCAACGTTCACGACCACGTGTCCGTCAGTTCCCTGTTCGCCAACTGA
- the pstA gene encoding phosphate ABC transporter permease PstA, whose translation MRAARARRVRGGLFHAAVAVPTFLALVLLAALLAELLTDTVSWQVVEPRGSGESFAFFAGFSLAGSWEKVVRLELAARGSDQAEIDAVTQDPDERRKFAARNRVELMLWADGKPMRWVVTGSRDALVQDHGLLTGWQRRGELLAGLQPGQHLYLNPWLDIAFFAKSASRTPLMAGLAPALLGSLWVIGLVILIAVPVGVGAAIYLEEYAADNAFTRVLEVNLRNLAGVPSIVYGILGLTVFVRLLGLGPVVLAAALTLSLLVVPVVVIASREGIRSVPASMRQAAYGLGATKSQVVFRVVLPAALSSVVTGVILAVARALGETAPLLVIGAAVFVPGLPNGPLAQYTALPIQIYTWVGENEREFAHVASAGIVVLLGVLGLLYGVAFWLRRKYERRW comes from the coding sequence ATGAGGGCGGCACGCGCCAGGAGAGTACGTGGTGGGCTGTTCCACGCGGCGGTGGCGGTTCCCACGTTCCTGGCCCTGGTGTTGCTGGCGGCGCTGTTGGCCGAGCTGCTCACGGACACCGTCTCCTGGCAAGTCGTCGAGCCTCGGGGCAGCGGCGAGTCGTTCGCCTTCTTCGCCGGCTTCTCGCTCGCTGGCAGCTGGGAGAAGGTCGTGCGCCTCGAGCTAGCCGCGCGGGGCAGCGACCAGGCAGAGATCGACGCGGTCACGCAAGACCCGGACGAGCGGCGGAAGTTCGCCGCCCGCAACCGCGTAGAGCTCATGTTGTGGGCCGACGGCAAGCCCATGCGCTGGGTCGTCACCGGGAGCAGGGACGCCTTGGTGCAGGATCACGGCCTGCTCACCGGGTGGCAGAGGCGCGGCGAGCTCCTCGCCGGGCTGCAACCCGGGCAACACCTCTATCTGAACCCATGGCTCGATATCGCTTTCTTCGCCAAGTCCGCCTCACGTACGCCGCTGATGGCGGGTCTGGCCCCCGCGCTCCTCGGCAGTCTCTGGGTGATCGGACTGGTCATCCTCATCGCCGTTCCCGTCGGCGTCGGCGCGGCGATCTACCTGGAGGAGTACGCGGCCGACAACGCCTTCACGCGTGTCCTCGAGGTCAACCTGCGCAACTTGGCAGGGGTGCCTAGCATCGTGTACGGGATCCTCGGCCTCACCGTGTTCGTGCGCCTCCTAGGCCTCGGCCCGGTCGTCCTCGCCGCCGCCCTCACGCTGTCGCTGCTCGTCGTGCCGGTGGTCGTCATCGCCTCGCGCGAGGGCATCAGGAGCGTCCCAGCCTCCATGCGGCAGGCGGCTTACGGTCTGGGCGCCACCAAGTCGCAGGTGGTCTTCCGCGTGGTGCTCCCGGCGGCGCTGTCGAGCGTCGTGACCGGTGTCATCCTGGCTGTGGCGCGCGCCCTGGGCGAGACGGCGCCACTGCTCGTCATCGGCGCCGCCGTCTTCGTTCCTGGGCTCCCGAACGGACCATTGGCGCAGTACACGGCGCTGCCCATCCAGATCTACACCTGGGTGGGAGAGAACGAGCGGGAGTTCGCCCACGTGGCGTCCGCAGGCATAGTGGTGCTCCTGGGCGTGTTGGGACTGCTGTACGGCGTGGCGTTCTGGTTGAGGCGCAAGTACGAGAGGCGTTGGTGA
- the rny gene encoding ribonuclease Y: MNGSSTSILLLLLGLIIGAAVVYFLRRRNERDAEAEAKRLVAERMAEAEREARATGEQAVRSAEATVAAARARWEEDERVKRARLDDELRHLRETSKAEADRALVEIERDRKEAREARDEARRDRERLEQQEERLNRRSEQQDARALRLDEAEERLNQRNTDLSAREEGIDAREAAMEAQLHEIAQLSREQATQLIVDKLERELEREKAVRVRGAIEQADAESRKRSQDILAQAIQRSASEVSAAISVSVVPIPSDAMKGRIIGREGRNIRAFEALTGVDLIIDDTPEAVLLSSFNPMRREVAQLALTELVTDGRIHPARIEEVVHKAQQEMQQYIRERGEEAALEANVVGLKPGLVQLLGRMQFRTSYGQNILKHSVQVAHLTGIIAAELGLDEAMARRAGLLHDIGKSIDREIEGTHTVIGASLGKRFGEPKEVIDAIGNHHDLDQSETLFPIIVNAADAISAARPGARRETLESYIKRLEGLEAIATSFPGVESAFAIQAGRELRIIVQPERVNDATAVLLARDVANRIEQDMEYPGQVQVTVVRESRAVEYAR; encoded by the coding sequence GTGAACGGCTCCTCAACTTCCATCCTGCTGCTACTCCTCGGCCTCATCATCGGCGCAGCGGTCGTCTACTTCCTCCGCCGGCGCAACGAGCGTGACGCCGAGGCGGAAGCGAAGCGCCTCGTCGCCGAGCGCATGGCGGAGGCCGAGCGCGAAGCGCGGGCAACGGGCGAGCAAGCCGTCCGCTCCGCCGAGGCGACCGTCGCCGCGGCCCGCGCCCGCTGGGAAGAGGACGAGCGCGTCAAGCGCGCGCGCCTCGATGACGAGCTGCGGCACCTGCGAGAGACGAGCAAGGCCGAAGCGGACCGCGCCTTGGTGGAGATCGAGCGCGACCGCAAGGAGGCGCGCGAGGCGCGCGACGAGGCAAGGCGCGACCGCGAGCGCCTCGAGCAGCAGGAGGAGCGCCTCAACCGCCGCAGCGAGCAGCAGGACGCCCGCGCGCTGCGCTTGGACGAGGCGGAGGAACGCCTCAACCAGCGCAACACCGACCTGAGCGCCCGGGAGGAAGGGATCGACGCGCGCGAGGCCGCCATGGAAGCGCAGCTACACGAGATCGCCCAGCTGAGTCGCGAGCAGGCCACCCAGCTCATCGTCGACAAGCTGGAACGGGAGCTGGAGCGGGAGAAGGCGGTGCGCGTGCGCGGCGCCATCGAGCAGGCGGACGCCGAGTCGCGCAAGCGCTCGCAGGACATCCTCGCCCAGGCGATCCAGCGGAGCGCCTCCGAGGTATCCGCCGCCATCAGCGTCTCGGTCGTACCCATCCCGAGCGACGCGATGAAGGGCCGCATCATCGGCCGCGAAGGCCGGAACATCAGGGCGTTCGAGGCCCTGACCGGCGTCGACCTCATCATCGACGACACGCCGGAAGCGGTCCTGCTCTCGAGCTTCAACCCGATGAGGCGCGAGGTCGCCCAGCTGGCCCTCACCGAGCTCGTTACGGACGGACGGATCCATCCGGCGCGCATCGAGGAGGTCGTGCACAAGGCGCAACAGGAGATGCAGCAGTACATCAGGGAGCGCGGCGAGGAAGCCGCGCTGGAGGCGAACGTCGTCGGCCTCAAGCCCGGCCTCGTGCAACTCCTCGGGCGCATGCAGTTCCGCACCAGCTACGGCCAGAACATCCTCAAACACTCCGTGCAAGTGGCCCACCTCACGGGCATCATCGCCGCCGAGCTCGGGCTCGACGAGGCCATGGCGCGCCGCGCCGGCCTCCTGCACGACATCGGCAAGTCCATCGACCGCGAGATCGAGGGCACGCACACGGTCATCGGTGCCAGCCTCGGGAAGCGCTTCGGGGAGCCGAAGGAAGTCATCGACGCCATCGGCAACCACCACGACCTGGACCAGTCCGAGACGCTCTTCCCCATCATCGTGAACGCCGCGGACGCGATCTCCGCCGCGAGGCCGGGCGCGCGCCGCGAGACGCTCGAGAGCTACATCAAGCGGCTCGAAGGGCTCGAGGCCATCGCGACGAGCTTCCCCGGCGTCGAGAGTGCTTTCGCCATCCAGGCCGGCCGCGAGCTGCGCATCATCGTGCAGCCGGAGCGCGTCAACGACGCCACGGCCGTGCTCCTCGCGAGAGACGTCGCGAACCGCATCGAGCAGGACATGGAGTACCCGGGGCAGGTGCAGGTCACGGTCGTGCGCGAGTCGCGGGCTGTCGAGTACGCGCGCTAG
- a CDS encoding 50S ribosomal protein L25, translated as MRIEAEKRAPGTAAQLRRDGKLPAVVYNKDLNESITLDMRAFDKAFRAQGTSSLIDLVVDGQEHAVLVKQVQMDKRRREPMHVDFFAVTADEALEVHVPIEVVGTAAGVRDGGLLDVQRREVKISVLPRFIPNHVTLDVSSVKIGESLHVRDLVAGLPQEATVLDDLELSVVAVVPPRVSDDSSAGATEPEVIGSAGDE; from the coding sequence ATGAGAATCGAAGCCGAGAAGCGCGCGCCGGGCACGGCAGCGCAGTTGCGCCGCGATGGGAAGCTCCCCGCGGTCGTCTACAACAAGGACCTCAACGAGTCCATCACGCTCGACATGCGCGCGTTCGACAAGGCCTTCCGCGCGCAGGGGACCTCCTCCCTGATCGACCTCGTGGTCGACGGGCAGGAGCATGCCGTGCTCGTGAAGCAGGTCCAGATGGACAAGCGCCGCCGCGAGCCCATGCACGTCGACTTCTTCGCGGTGACGGCCGACGAGGCCCTCGAGGTCCACGTGCCCATCGAGGTCGTCGGCACGGCCGCTGGCGTGCGCGACGGCGGTCTGCTCGACGTGCAGCGCCGCGAGGTCAAGATCTCCGTCCTGCCCCGCTTCATCCCCAACCACGTCACGCTCGACGTGTCCTCGGTCAAGATCGGGGAGAGCCTCCACGTGAGGGACCTCGTCGCCGGTCTCCCCCAGGAAGCCACCGTGCTCGACGACCTCGAGCTCTCCGTCGTGGCCGTCGTGCCGCCTCGGGTGTCCGACGACAGCTCCGCCGGCGCCACCGAGCCCGAAGTCATCGGCTCCGCCGGCGACGAGTAA
- the hutU gene encoding urocanate hydratase: MGTPPTWPIRAPRGNARTAKGWIQEAAMRMLMNNLDPEVAEAPERLVVYGGRGKAARDWDAYRRILATLERLEDDQTLLVQSGKPVGVFRTFEQAPRVILANSNLVPKWATWDEFDRLDAAGLMMYGQMTAGSWIYIGTQGILQGTFETFAAAARRHFGGTLAGTLTVTAGLGGMGGAQPLAVTLNQGAVLVVEVDQHRIQRRLETGYLDLGSTDLDEALRALEAAKREKRGLSVGLLGNAAEVLPELVRRGVTVDLVTDQTSAHDPLYGYSPPALPDEDVAASRSADPKAYRERVLQAMARHCAAIVDLQNAGAIAFDYGNNLRAFAREGGFAGAFAYPGFVPAFIRDQFCEGRGPFRWVALSGDPEDIRRTDRAILELFPEDVGLRRWLTEGVGKFAFQGLPARICWLGYGERDKAGLRFNEMVASGELKAPVVIGRDHLDSGSVASPYRETEAMQDGSDAVADWALLNFALNAVSGAGWVSFHHGGGVGMGYSLHAGQVCVADGSSAAAERLARVLLNDPGTGVMRHADAGYDLAVEAARARGMDLPGVTDQRRA; this comes from the coding sequence ATGGGAACACCGCCGACATGGCCGATAAGGGCCCCGAGAGGCAACGCACGGACTGCCAAGGGATGGATCCAGGAAGCAGCCATGCGGATGCTCATGAACAACCTCGATCCGGAAGTGGCCGAGGCGCCGGAACGTCTCGTCGTCTACGGCGGGCGCGGTAAGGCCGCGCGCGATTGGGATGCCTACCGCCGCATCCTCGCGACCCTGGAGCGCTTGGAGGACGACCAGACGCTGCTCGTCCAATCCGGCAAGCCTGTCGGGGTCTTCCGCACCTTCGAGCAGGCGCCGCGCGTGATCCTCGCGAACTCCAACCTCGTACCGAAGTGGGCGACCTGGGACGAGTTCGATCGCCTCGACGCGGCCGGCCTGATGATGTACGGGCAGATGACGGCCGGGTCGTGGATCTACATCGGGACCCAGGGCATCCTGCAAGGCACGTTCGAGACCTTCGCCGCCGCCGCGCGCCGGCACTTCGGCGGTACGTTGGCCGGCACCCTCACGGTGACGGCCGGCCTCGGTGGCATGGGCGGCGCCCAGCCCCTCGCCGTCACCCTCAACCAGGGCGCCGTCCTGGTCGTCGAGGTGGACCAGCACCGCATACAGCGGCGCTTGGAGACGGGCTACCTGGATCTGGGGAGCACGGACCTCGACGAGGCGTTGCGAGCGCTCGAAGCCGCCAAGCGCGAGAAGCGCGGGCTCTCGGTCGGCCTCCTCGGGAACGCGGCCGAGGTGTTGCCCGAGTTGGTGCGCCGTGGGGTCACGGTCGACCTGGTGACCGACCAGACGAGCGCCCACGACCCTCTCTACGGCTACTCGCCACCCGCGCTGCCGGACGAGGACGTAGCCGCCAGTCGCTCCGCCGACCCCAAGGCCTATCGCGAACGCGTACTGCAAGCCATGGCCAGGCACTGCGCCGCCATCGTCGACCTGCAGAACGCCGGTGCGATCGCCTTCGACTACGGCAACAACCTGAGGGCGTTCGCTCGCGAGGGCGGGTTCGCTGGCGCCTTCGCCTACCCCGGCTTCGTGCCGGCCTTCATCCGCGATCAGTTCTGCGAAGGGCGGGGGCCGTTCCGTTGGGTAGCGCTGTCAGGCGACCCGGAGGACATCCGCCGCACGGACCGGGCGATCCTCGAGCTCTTCCCGGAGGACGTGGGGCTGAGGCGCTGGCTGACCGAAGGCGTCGGCAAGTTCGCCTTCCAGGGCCTGCCGGCGCGCATCTGCTGGCTCGGCTACGGCGAGCGCGACAAGGCCGGCCTGCGGTTCAACGAGATGGTCGCCAGCGGCGAGCTCAAGGCGCCCGTCGTGATAGGCCGCGACCACCTCGACTCCGGCTCCGTTGCAAGCCCGTACCGGGAGACGGAAGCGATGCAAGACGGCTCGGACGCAGTAGCCGATTGGGCGCTCCTCAACTTCGCCCTCAACGCGGTGAGCGGCGCCGGCTGGGTGAGCTTCCACCACGGCGGCGGCGTCGGGATGGGCTACAGCTTGCATGCCGGTCAAGTGTGCGTCGCCGACGGCTCCAGCGCGGCGGCCGAGCGCCTCGCCCGAGTGCTCCTCAACGACCCCGGCACGGGCGTCATGCGGCATGCCGACGCCGGTT